One Neodiprion pinetum isolate iyNeoPine1 chromosome 1, iyNeoPine1.2, whole genome shotgun sequence genomic window carries:
- the tkv gene encoding bone morphogenetic protein receptor type-1B, translating into MAALPAGTSGRRRCKYGLWIGLGVLIARTTGVLGITCYCEGHCPDNQPNGTCEGKPGGHCFSVVEEVWDNEIKEYVSEYSFGCLPPGEQGFMQCKGSLVPHWNGKNIICCNNTSLCNQGVFPTYTTRPTVPPNPMAVTSSTTLIVLAISLSVCLMILLIAVLIMYRRYRRKERGPCLVPSQGMLKDLIDQSSGSGSGLPLLVQRTIAKQLALSQCVGRGRYGEVWLARWRGEKVAVKVFFTLEEASWFRETEIYQTVLMRHDNILGFIAADIKGTGSWTQMLLITDYHERGSLHDYLQTTVLDHPSLLAICLSIASGVAHLHTEIFGTRGKPAIAHRDIKSRNILVKRNGECAIADFGLAVRFISESGEIDIAPNTRVGTRRYMAPEVLDETLNTSSFDSFKMADMYSVGLVLWEVCRRCATGGKVSTAEPYALPYHDAVPSDPDFEDMRLAVSVKKRRPVIPTRWENDSVLFALSKVMTECWHRNPAVRLTALRVKKSISKLHIDNAIKIV; encoded by the exons ATGGCTGCGTTGCCCGCTGGTACCTCAGGTCGGCGGCGGTGTAAATACGGCCTGTGGATCGGACTCGGTGTTCTTATCGCGAGGACAACGGGAG TTCTTGGGATCACATGTTATTGCGAAGGTCACTGCCCGGATAACCAGCCAAATGGTACCTGTGAGGGAAAACCTGGCGGACACTGTTTTAGTGTCGTCGAAGAAGTATGGGACAATGAGATCAAAGAATACGTTTCCGAGTATTCTTTTGGCTGCTTACCTCCTGGAGAACAAGGTTTCATGCAATGTAAGGGTTCGCTGGTCCCACATTGGAATGGAAAAAACATAATATGCTGCAACAACACCTCGTTATGCAATCAAGGTGTTTTTCCAACATACACAACTCGGCCCACTGTACCGCCAAATCCAATGGCCGTAACATCAAGTACGACACTGATTGTCTTGGCCATCTCGTTGTCGGTTTGCTTGATGATACTTTTAATCGCTGTTCTCATAATGTACCGTCGGTACAGGCGGAAAGAGCGCGGGCCATGCCTGGTCCCTTCGCAGGGAATGCTCAAGGATCTAATCGATCAGAGTAGTGGTTCAGGATCAGGCTTACCGCTTTTAGTGCAAAGAACAATCGCCAAGCAGTTGGCACTCTCCCAGTGCGTCGGAAGAGGAAGATACGGCGAAGTGTGGCTTGCAAGATGGAGAGGGGAGAAAGTTGCGGTCAAAGTATTCTTCACGCTGGAAGAAGCATCATGGTTTAGAGAAACAGAAATTTATCAAACCGTTCTAATGAGACACGATAACATTTTGGGTTTCATTGCTGCCGATATCAAAGGAACCGGATCTTGGACTCAGATGTTATTGATCACAGATTATCACGAGAGGGGCTCACTGCATGATTATTTGCAAACTACAGTTCTAGATCATCCTTCCTTATTGGCAATTTGTTTGTCAATTGCTTCAGGCGTCGCACATTTGCATACAGAGATATTTGGCACTAGAGGAAAGCCAGCAATAGCACACAGAGATATAAAGAGTAGAAATATTCTAGTTAAAAGAAACGGGGAATGCGCAATCGCAGACTTTGGTCTTGCTGTGAGATTTATAAG CGAAAGCGGAGAGATCGACATAGCACCTAACACACGTGTGGGAACACGTCGATATATGGCTCCTGAGGTCTTGGACGAGACTTTGAACACCTCCTCGTTCGATTCCTTCAAAATGGCTGATATGTATTCAGTTGGACTTGTTTTATGGGAAGTATGCAGGAGGTGCGCTACTGGCGGCAAGGTGTCTACGGCCGAGCCATATGCTTTGCCTTATCATGACGCTGTGCCTAGCGATCCAGACTTTGAAGATATGAGATTAGCTGTGTCTGTCAAAAAGAGGCGTCCAGTTATACCTACAAGATGGGAAAATGATTCT GTTCTATTTGCGCTGAGTAAAGTCATGACGGAATGCTGGCATCGAAATCCTGCAGTTCGACTAACAGCACTTCGAGTGAAAAAGTCGATATCAAAGCTACACATCGATAATGCCATAAAAATAGTGTAG